TTCCCCCAATTTTCGATGAAAATGTAATTTACCGTTATGTTTTTGTCTTATACACAATGTGTTCACACTTTATTTTTCTGTACCtatctatataatttaatttctttcgtAAGCTTAAGTATCTCTCTCGCGCCACATAAACTCAAAGCCACGTAGACATCGTTATTGATTTACACACTTGATGTGTGTTAAGTAAGTGTTTCCAATATGGCAGTGTAGTATATATAATTCACATCTCTCTACTCACCTCGAGGGCTGGAGAAGTTGGGAAAAGACCACCATTTAttactcctctctctctttctctcttctctttacaCAAAGTGAGACGCAATGGAACACGAGCACAAGAACAATCTGAATGGGCTGGAGATGGAAAAGGGAAATAAGGAGAGTGGTTCGAGAGAAGGGCTTGAGTTAACGATGAGAGTGTTGGCTTTGGTTCTATCACTGACCGCTGCAACAGTACTTGGTGTCGCAAAACAGACCAAGGTTGTGTCTATAACGCTGATTCCAACTTTGCCTCCACTTGATGTGTCCGCAACAGCCAAAGCCTCTTACTTGTCTGCCTTTGTGTAAGcatctctcttttctttctcttttccacATTATTTTTGCTGTAATTATAAGGATTTCTCCTTCCCACAAACCAAAACAAGAAAGAGTGTCAGAGTTTTTCCATTGGAAGTTTTTTACTTGAGAATATTTCAGAAATTTATGAGTGATATTGAGACAAAATGTCTTTTTGATGAGCAAttcaatttcattttaaattttaaattatataaataaattaaaatttagataagaatattattgtttaaaattttgttttttatctcTCGTTATGAAAAACGCTCTTGTAAATTTATACGACCTTGATTGTTATAAACACAACTTTGCATGCGTTCGATGTAAAatgtttaagaaattattttaaaaaaatgtttgagaaatcatgtttttttaaatttgtaacaTATGTTTACAACAAATTATAGTTTtctaattataaaatagttttctaTTTACGTCTTAGTTTTAACTAACaaagaaactaaaatttaaaatttaatttgcaAGTAAAAATACAGTTCAGAatgttatgtttttcttttttttgagaaagggcacAGTTAAGAATATTGTTATGTTGTGGattgatttgaaatatatactatactaaaccAAAACGTAAATATAAAGACGTCATAAGGTATGGCATGTTCTGTGAACGttagaaattttgttttgttttttatgcATTTGCGTTTTTCATGTTGAATTGTTTTcgtgataaaaaaatatgtatttagtGTTTCATCGAAATATCAAAAGTGAGTACCGGAATAAAATTCGTTACTGTTTGTGTTTACAGTATTCTGTGATTGATCAATAAGATTAtaactatttaatttttaaaattcacaaTAACTATTTGAACTAGTATGAAAAGTttagtataaaaaaaaactatttgaactagtaaacacaaataaataatcaatcattacaataatattttctttaatcaCCATTTATTTGACCTTTTCTATTGTGTTATGCGTCTGTGTATACGTACATAGACAAATAATGATATTATGACCCCAAAAAAACAGAGTAGTATAAAAATGTCGACAAATCGACTAGTATACAGTAAATTTGTAGTTAATTAATCCCGTCATAAATGTCCAACGACCCAAAAGGTTTCACAACAAAGTGGACCATAGCAAATCTTAAAAGTGTAACAATTCTAGCTGGCATGaccagaaataaataaaaaaatttaatataaaaactagACAAATTTACGGATTGGCTGATATGTTTTATTACTTTTCATTTGACTCTTCTATGGCAAATTTTAATGATCACATAAGTAATTCATAAAATTCAGAAATTAAGCAATactttttgtttcattatatagttattttagttaaaaCACCATCTtgtgtataaattaaataatactcAACCAATCTAATAAAAGTTAAATATACTTAGTTTACacaatatctaataaatataaaagtttcatATTAATgtgaaaaaattatatcttgaaataaaaattcTCTTAACAATTTATATAATTACACAAATGTTGTAGGTTCAACATTTCGGCAAACGCCATAGCTTGCGGTTACACAGCGATCTCAATAGCCATTCTGATGGTCagcaaaggaagaagaagcaaaggCTTGATAATGGCGGTGTTGATAGGTGATCTAGTGATGATGGCTTTGCTATTTTCCAGCACCGGAGCCGCCGGAGCAATAGGGTTGATGGGTGTACAAGGGAACAAGCATGTGATGTGGAAGAAAGTGTGTAACGTTTTGGGAAAATTCTGTCACCAAACTGCTGCTTCGGTGGCCATCACTCTTCTCGCTGCAATTATGTTTATGGTTCTTGTTGTTCTTGATGCTATGAAGCTTCCTTAATGCAAGTGATATTTCTGTTTCTTCTGCAGCTCTTCCGCTTCTTGTCGTGTTGTGTTGTGTGAAGTCATCATCAACAATCATGTAATTGTCAATTTGCTTTTAATGCTTTTTATGAAATCGTTTTCTACGGTGAGCATTTATTCAAATTTCGGAAGTAAGCTCTTTTCTTCGCCATATATTTTGATGTAATTATTTTCTTCGCTGTGAAGATCTAACACGCTTTGATCTTCTCCTTCGACGTAACCTCGAACCAACACGTGATATGTTGATCCGGTGTTCACCGCACCACACCGGTAACTAGGTGTGGCCGCTATAGCTCACCGGAGCTGGGATCGAACCAGCAAACACTAATCGCTCACAAGTGAGCTCCGTTACAGACTCGATCacgatctctctctctaactctGCGACTGATACAATCCTAATCAGCTCACATAATCCTAACCCAAAGCTCATTAGCTCTTATACTACGAGCTAACTCACTCTCATCACACAACGGTTTACTAAGAGAGAGACCGGTTCAATTGGACTTACAAGACTTAACCGAATTAACTATAATCCTatctaaccaatcaacctaaaaCCTTCCGAGTCATGTAGAGTATCTCTATCTTGTCTACAACCTTCAAATCTCCACCTTAGACAAGATACCTTCGTACATACCTGATGAAGATCTTTGATGAAGTCACCACATTTCTCTTTACCGAGACGTTCTTCTTCTCCGTCCTTTACCAGACGATCCTTGTAACCTTTACCGGTCACAAGCACTCCTCCTTCAAAAACTTAGTTCTTGGAGATTCGAAGCAACTTCAGTGCTTCGCGGAATTTGAATACTGGTAACACCTTCGTGAAGATATCTGCAGGATTGTACTCTGTTGCTATCTTCAAAACTTGTACTTCACCCGCAGCTATGAGATCACGAATAAAATGATACTTGGTTGCAACGTGCTTCGTCTTCTCGTGATATACATCATTCTTTGATAATGCTATGGCACTTTGCGAATCACAGAAGATCTCTACAGAATCTTGCGGAAAACCAAGCTCTTCTGCAAAACGCTTCAGCCACACACCTTCTTTCACTGCATCAGACAGAGCAATGTACTCTGCTTCCGTAGTTGATAGAGCCACTACCTTCTGAAGTGATGACCTCCAGCTTATAGGATTTCCTCCTGCTGTAAAAACCATGCCCGATGTTGATCTTCGTTGATCTAGATCACCATTATAATCTGAATCTGTGTAGCCTCTAATAACAAACTCTCCTTTCTTCTTGTAACTCAGTCTAGTATCAACTGTTCCTTTTATATATCTAAGAACCCATTTCACTGCTTGCCAGTGCTCCTTCAAAGGCTTCGACATAAATCTACTGATTAAACCAACTGCATATGCGAGATCCAACGTCGTTCCTACCATAGCGTACATGACACTACCCACTGCACTTTGATATGGAATCTTGCTCATGTACTCCGCCTGATCTTTTAGTTCTTTCTCCGTTCCAGACTTAAGTTTAAAGTGAGCTCCAATAGGCGTCGCGACTTGCTTCGCTTGATCCATATCAAAATTAGACAGTACTTTCCATAAGTAACTTTCTTGAGAGACCCACAACTCGTCTGTCTCTCTGTTTCTGTGTATCTCCATCACTAGTATCTTCTTCGCATCTCCTAGGTCCTTCATCTCAAATTCAGAACTCAAAACTTTCTTCAGTCGATCCACTTGAATCTTATCAGCTGAAGCAATCAAAATGTCGTCCACGTAGAGAAGCATATACACGTAAACTCCCAAACTGTTCTTCTTGAAGTATACACACTGATCATACTCACTTCTCGTATAACCTTGAGCCCTGACAAAGTCATCAAACCTTCTATTCCATTGTCGAGGCGACTGTTTCAAACCGTACAGAGACCTCTTCAGGAGACACACTTTCTGAGGATTCTTCTTGTCTACAAAACCCTCCGGTTGATCcatgtatattttttcatcaagTAACCCGTGAAGGAAAGCCGTCTTGACATCCATCTGCTGAAGCTCCATGTTGAAATGTACTACTGCAGATAAGATGTATCTTATTGACACATGCTTGACAACCGGCGCGAAGATCTCTTGAAAATCCACGCCTTCTCGCTGCGAGTAACCTTTCGCAACTAGACGTCCTTTGTACCTTGGTGGCTCAACTTCTACAATCCCTGGTTTCCTCTTAAACACCCATTTACAGCCAATTGTCTTCTGATCTTCTGGCTTGTCAACTAGAACCCATGTTCCGTTCCTCTTTAATGAAGACATCTCATCACTTGCAGCTTCTTTCCAAAGATCACTGTCGGGATCTTCCATTGCTTCTCTCCAAGAGGATGGTTCTGTCATTCCGTCCTCAGGCAAATCACATATATAACATGCATATATGTCTACGCCATCAGCTGCATCGCACTCATAATCTTCAAGTCTCTTAGGAGGCTGTATTTGTCTCCTTGTTCTATCCTTTGCTAGCTGATACTCCTGGAGATTATCTCCACCTTCTTCTGTGTCTACTTCATTTTCAAATGACGGCTCAGTGGCTCCACCTTCAGAATCTTTCGCCGCTTCTTCTGTTGAGTTTTCCAACTCCAAACTCACTAAGTTTGGTACTTCACTCCGCGAGCTATCATGAGATGTGGACTCACGTCTGTCTACTTTATATATTATCTCCTACCTGAAGACTACATCTCTTGATATAATAACTTTCACCTCTTCAGGAATCCACACCTTGAAACCTTTAACTCCTTCGGGATAACCCGTGAAGTAACCTCTCTTTGCTCTTGGATTTAACTTGCCATCGCTTGTATGAACAAACACTAGACACCCAAATCTTCTCAAGTCCTTGAAACTTGGAGTAACTGTAGTCCATCTTTCTTCTGGTATCTCGAAATTAATGGCAGATGACGGTGACCTGTTAATGAGATAAACAGCTGTAGCAGCAGCTTCTGCCCAAAACTTCACTTCAAACCCGCTCTCACTGAGCATGCTACGGACCTTATTCATGATTGTCCTGTTTAGCCTCTCCGCTACCCCGTTCTGTTGAGGTGTGTAAGTGCATGTCTTGTGCCTCACTATTCCTTCTTCTTTACAGAATGTATTAAACTGCACGTTGCAGAATTCAAGGCCATTGTCAGTTTGCAGCTTCTTGATCTTCCTCTCGCTTTGTGTCTCCACCATTTTCTTCCATGAAACAAAACATTCAAAGACTTCATCTTTGCGCCTAAGAAAATAGATCCATACTTTCCTCGTGTTGTCATCTGTAAATGTGAGGAAGTAGTGTGACTTGCTTAAACTTGGTGGAACATTAGGTGAGCCCCAGAGATCCGAATGAATGTAATCAAGCTTCTCTTTCGTAATGTGAAGTGCAGGACCGAAGCTCACTTTATGAGTTTTTCCAATAACACAGTCTTCGCAGAAACTCATCTCCGTCTTCTTTAAATCTCCAAAGCAACCCTTCTTGATCAAAACTTCTATACCCTTCTGTCCAAGGTGACCCATGCGACTGTGCCACAGTTGAATGTCTGAGACCTGACTTTCATTCTGTCCTGAAACATTACTGGACTCTCCAACACTGAAACCGGCTTCTCTAGGTTTAGCTTGCAGGATGTACAGGGACTGTCTTCTAGCTCCTTTCATAAACACAGTGCACCCTCTGATTACTTTGAGAATCCCATTAGCAGCCTTGAACTCACAACCTTTCTCCTCAAGATTTCCCATGGAGATTAGGTTCCTCGCAATACCAGGAAGGTATCTCACATCGTGTAGAACAAATGTAGTCATGTCTGGATTCTCAAATCTAATCGAGCCTATGCCTTTCACTTCTGTGATCGTATTGTTAGCCATACGAACTCTCCCTCCAGATGCAGGCTTCATGTCAATGAACAGATCCGCTCTTGGCGTCATATGAAACGTGCAGCCAGTATCAAGAACCCACTCGTCTTTATCTGATTCAGCAGAATTTGCCTCCGAAACCAGCAGTCCAACAAGGTCCTTTGCGTCATCCTTGGCCAGTGAAGACTCTTCCCTGTCAGAACCTTGTCGCTGATTCTTGTTCTTGTCAAGCCATTTGCAACATTGTTTCTTGAAGTGACCTTCTTTTCCACAGATCCATCAGACACGCTTGTCATCTCTTGACTTAGATCTTGGCATGTTCTTTCCTTTACCTGTATAGGAGTTAAAACTTCTACCCTCTGATCTTCCCCTAGCAAAATTCCCCTCTCCCGCTGTCCTGGAGCTAGAGGCTTCCTTATATTCCATCTTTTTAGACTTAGCCGCACTTGCTATCTCATCTACCTTAATAGCTTCCCTACTGTACTTGAGGGTTTCTTTCAGAGAGTCATACCTGTTGGGCAAGGCGTTAAGTAATAGAATAGCTTGTACCTCTTCTGGAATCTCTATGTTGAGATTGTTGAGGTCGGCTATGAGGTTCAAGAAGTCATCAACGTTCTGATCGATTGTTCTTGATTCTTGCATTCTGAAGGAATAAACCTTGAGCTGAGCATGAACCCTGTTAGGCAGAGTCTTTGCCATATAGAGTTTATCCAGAAGTTCCCAAGTCTCTGCTGCAGAAGTACACTTGTCTAGCTTCCGCAAGACATGATCTCCGACGCTCATAAAAATCAGATTCATTGCCTTCTCGTCGCGTTCTTTCCTTGCGATCTCATCTTGAATCTTCTTATCCTTCGAGTCCTCGTCGTCTTCAATATCCTTATCGTCTTTGACTTTCATTGAATCTTCTTTGACTTGTGGAGTGAAAACATCCTTCAAGCCTTGCACGCTGAGATTCGCGAGCATCCTTTTCTTCCAGATCCCGAAGTCTCTGGTACCGCCGAACATCGACATCTTGACTTTGATCTTGTGAGTCGTCATCTCGAAATCGATTGATTACGGATCTTGATTGGGACTCCACTCTCGCCGGATCTTGAAACCAACGCTCTGGTACCAATTTGTGAAGATCTAACACGCTTTGATCTTCTCCTTCGACGTAACCTCGAACCAACACGTGATATGTTGACCCGGTGTTCACCGCACCACACCGTTAACTAGGTGTGGCCGCTATAGCTCACCGGAGCTGGGATCGAACCAGCAAACACTAACCGCTCACAAGTGAGCTCCGTTACAGACTCGATCacgatctctctctctaactctGCGACTGATACAATCCTAATCAGCTCACATAATCCTAACAAACCCAAAGCTCGTTAGCTCTTATACTACGAGCTAACTCACTCTCATCACACAACGGTTTACTAAGAGAGAGACCGGTTCAATTGGACTTACAAGACTTAACCGAATTAACTATAATCCTatctaaccaatcaacctaaaaCCTTCCGAGTCATGTAGAGTGTCTCTATCTTGTCTACAACCTTCATTCGCTATATATTTTGATGTAATCAATGGACACTTTCACTGATACCAATTTCAACCATGACaccaaatttaaatttgatgttATTTGATGGTTACATGTTAAACATTATTTTTCATCTTCAACCGTAATaccaattttttattaaattaatattatattaataattttttatttgtaataacCTTTAACCAGGGACGGATCCAAGATGGCTTTTAGCATGGGACACGTAACAATTTTCTTATGACTCAAAGTTTAGTGTAAATGTACTTGCATAAACTTAGCACTaattattaatcaaaaaaataaaaattagggtGGGGCACATGCCACACCCTATCATACTTTGGGTTCGCCCTTGCCTTTaacacatttatatttttatgcttatttgttaatttttttaattttaattttactgtatagttaaaatattattttagtgtttacttatatattatttaatttatttattttataaaatagattatttaaaatttaaactttactcttaaaataaaaaataaaaaatcaataattttctttttttttaaaaaaaaaggatgtaATTGATAATCaagaatttatattattaattataaatataaataaataatataacgTTTATTAATGTGAAAATAACAATACTAAacagtttaataaatataattaaataaataataataaaatacagtATTATACTAAATTTGGTATAGCTTtcacaaaacatcaaatttggtTTAATGATGTAATCTTTACAGTTTCTATTGGAGAAGATCTTACACCAAATTTAATGTTTTGGAGTCTCATCGAAATTGacctaagaaaatattattcaatCTTGATTTTATATTctgttttataagttttatgatttacacaatttaaaacttcaaatcatTTTAAATGAATTGATTTATGTAGATTCTAGAACCTTTACAATATGccttaaatttgtttttactaatttaatctTGATAACCTGTTAGATTCTAAAAATATCGATGGAACATAGTGATTCCGGAAATATCGATGGAACATAGTGATTCTGGAAATATCGTCTAAACAGCTGCTAGAGGCTTTTAAGAAACCTTACTAATATCCTTTTCTGACTCGGAAAATTTCAGATACACAAAAAAACATGTTCCATCAGTAATGTCTTGAACTGGTTCAGACATGAGCAATAAAGTGGCCGAAGAGATTGCCAAAAGGGTCATTCGTAACAATAGGTTCCAGTCATATATAGCGCAGTGGCAGACGCAGGTAGTAACGTACGGGGGCACATGCCCccatctaatttttattttttcttcaataaTTAGTACCAGCTTAAGAAATGCCCTGCAACTCTAGAACTAGATATACTGAAAAAATGTCATGTGCCCCCATCTAATTACGATCTTGCGTCCGCCCCTGATATAGCGTACGGTGGTCCCTCTTGGTTATCTGGTTTGTACCATCATCTATGTTTGGAAGTAGAAATTCTTTTAGTTTGTTtcaatttgttttcttaatctataaattttgttgatgtttttaatttgtttttggacaggttattgttgttgttgttgttcacaTTTCATGTGTTTTTAGACTAATAACATTACCAAGAATAATTAGAAGATAAAACAGAAAAtgcatttcaaatttttttttcttaagtttggATTTCGGTTGTATCCGAAATTATCCGAACACGAAGTGAAAATACCCGAACCCAACCCGAAACAAGAAAATACCTGAACGGGTTATATATCCCTAtaccaaaatatccaaaaatctgaaatatctgACCCGAACACGAACAGATATCCGAACGTCCACCCTTATATGACCTCATTCTTTCAGACGCGAATTAATCCTTGGCTCTTCATTCAACCTGAAGCTTGGAACAAGTCTTTTTCCTAGAGGCTTTATCAAATCAAGTTTCTCTGGTTCGCTTCCTCGGATTACTGCGGTATTTTATATAACGCCTATATGCAGTGCCGGCCCAATATCATTTTACGCCTGaagcataaataaaaattactgcCCTTGTGAGTATTGAACCCATCAACTAAAAAAGACATATTTAGAACCTTCAAGCCACTACACCAAGGGAATGATTCAGTAAATGCAACCCctaaatcttttataaaaagttGGCACCTTAAGCATGTGCTTCATGAATTTTAACTCAGAGCCGGGCCTGCCTACTTTTATTGTTCTTTTAGCTTGTTTCGTTTGAGTTTTGTACTCGTGGCACATTTCCtggtattttatatatattattaaaactgaagtacaaatagAACTAACCTTATTTTCAACAgatttattacatattttatttctttatttttatttatcttaattaCTTTATTAATTACTATTTTCCAAATAATTTGACAGCATTTATTATACAATTACAAAACAGAATTTAacagtttaatttattttattttatcttttacatttttttctcaCACTTCTTAACTACTTCATTGATTATCTTTACCATAATAATTCAATATCATTTATTTCACGTGTTaaccataataattttaaatgtttggATGAATAACTTCTTATATGTTTACATAGTCAATTATGTATCCGTTCAGGTAATGATCAGTTCTTTCGGGTATCgagtttttttgggttttgaaattATACTCTGCTcggatattatatatttttgggtgGAGTTAGAGTCGGGTTTTTCTAGGTCCGGGTGGGTTCGGTTCTGATGtgtaaaaacctaaaaaaacaaaaaaaatatgtgtttaaaagtgttattaaaaaatgtataaaaaataaaaaaagtgcATGTCAAGCTCTAGTTTTGAATTAATGACAAAAAATCTGCtaggttttattttaaatgatttatacaaaattttagaatattcacttatatgtttaattgattTCTAAATCTATATGAAATttacaaatacaaataaaatttggTGAATTGTAATTAGTATCTACAAATTCcaagtctttgtatttttaacccAAAAGAGCATTTCAAATATAGTAAAATCTAAAGAGAAATCAAATCTATTGGTAAAGCcgtatatttaaataatatattatttgaattagaatttataaatcaGAAAAATAATAACACATAATTTGAATAGAGGTTTTAAACATTGAACGAATAACACTGCATTTAGTATATATTTCCATATCGGTTGAAATTAGGAATGTCAAACAGGTTGATTTGTCACGTCCCGTCCCGTACCGCAGCGGGCTCGTCTTCGAGCGGGTCACGGCGGGTCAGGCCCGCGCGGGCTGCGGTCCTTAAAATGGCTGACCAAACCCGTACCGCAAAACATGTAGGCCTTTGCGGATCGGCCTGCGGGACATAAAATTACATACAAACATATAGCTCCTAAACgcttcaagacatgattcaggACGCTTTATCAGTTTCATGACGCATCAGTAAGTGAGTTTAGTCGAGGATTGAACTGGATAAGGCAATACCCTTGTTAGTTGAAGATTTTAGTTGGATCAAAACActagtttatttacttttgttagactccaaacatttttaaaataaacaatactttAGTTGTTGAATCCAAATATTATaactcataagttcataacaaatgctttagttttctgaatctaaaattaaataaaaccaacaccaaatcaaagatgTGAATcccaaaaatagattaaaaaaaaacaccaatcACATTTCTTGTTCTTCGTCTTTATCACCAACAAGCGACAAAAAGATGGAaatttctcttcttcaccatcaaaTTCATCTTCTGCAACTAAGAATAAT
The window above is part of the Brassica napus cultivar Da-Ae chromosome C8, Da-Ae, whole genome shotgun sequence genome. Proteins encoded here:
- the LOC106407024 gene encoding CASP-like protein 1E1, yielding MEHEHKNNLNGLEMEKGNKESGSREGLELTMRVLALVLSLTAATVLGVAKQTKVVSITLIPTLPPLDVSATAKASYLSAFVFNISANAIACGYTAISIAILMVSKGRRSKGLIMAVLIGDLVMMALLFSSTGAAGAIGLMGVQGNKHVMWKKVCNVLGKFCHQTAASVAITLLAAIMFMVLVVLDAMKLP